Proteins from a genomic interval of Lolium perenne isolate Kyuss_39 chromosome 1, Kyuss_2.0, whole genome shotgun sequence:
- the LOC127331215 gene encoding uncharacterized protein: MKSDVFANFQSAFFVKLLIGFLCKGSARAMGNSCGSAGCRGSNQGSDDAMQASYNYKWTIDGFSSLLDRGTGWTYSNVFHMRGLNWHLKLKPRDTKSGDPNEYVSLRLHLTRDSVRSGRVVKTTFKFLIYDQLYGKHHQQQVSHDFQSKSTTSGISCMIPLAALKEKSSGFLVNNSCVFCVDFISVNIAKAKGASENLFVQKMNNICSKPEVYTWNIEDFFALENPSFSPEFELSGHKWSIKIYPSGDDMNGNYLSLYLVMKVPDTLHKNSAKLVESSMSIKNLGTGKDFTTGKGREEYSKNFYSWGWDKFISLEDFIDPANGYLVKAKCCIEVELAVIGSSRMK; the protein is encoded by the exons ATGAAGAGCGACGTGTTTGCCAATTTTCAGTCTGCTTTCTTTGTGAAGCTCTTGAT AGGATTCCTGTGCAAAGGAAGTGCAAGAGCTATGGGCAACTCGTGTGGTAGTGCCGGCTGCA GAGGATCAAACCAGGGATCCGACGACGCGATGCAGGCATCCTACAACTACAAGTGGACAATCGATGGTTTCTCCTCGCTTCTTGACAGGGGTACAGGCTGGACCTACTCAAATGTGTTCCACATGCGGGGGCTTAACTG GCACTTGAAACTGAAGCCAAGGGACACAAAGAGTGGCGACCCAAATGAATatgtttctcttcggcttcatctGACCAGAGATTCTGTGAGGTCTGGCAGGGTCGTGAAGACAACTTTCAAGTTCTTGATATATGACCAGTTATATGGGAAACACCATCAACAGCAAG TTAGCCACGATTTCCAGAGTAAAAGCACAACCTCTGGGATCTCATGCATGATTCCTCTCGCGGCACTGAAGGAAAAATCCTCTGGATTCCTTGTCAACAATAGCTGTGTTTTCTGTGTCGATTTCATCTCAGTTAACATTGCTAAAGCTAAGGGTGCGTCAGAGAATCTGTTTGTTCAGAAGATGAACAACATCTGCAGTAAACCCGAAGTCTACACCTGGAACATTGAGGACTTCTTTGCATTGGAGAATCCGAGCTTCTCTCCAGAGTTTGAGCTCAGTGGACACAAATG GTCCATCAAGATCTATCCATCTGGAGATGATATGAATGGGAACTACCTCTCCTTGTACCTGGTCATGAAGGTGCCGGATACACTCCACAAGAACTCTGCAAAACTGGTAGAAAGTAGCATGTCCATCAAAAACCTTGGAACTGGCAAGGACTTCACCACAGGAAAAG GTCGGGAGGAGTACTCGAAGAATTTCTACAGTTGGGGATGGGACAAGTTCATATCGTTGGAAGATTTCATAGACCCGGCAAATGGTTATCTAGTGAAAGCAAAGTGCTGCATTGAAGTTGAGCTTGCTGTCATTGGTTCCTCCAGGATGAAGTAG